From a region of the Anoplopoma fimbria isolate UVic2021 breed Golden Eagle Sablefish chromosome 16, Afim_UVic_2022, whole genome shotgun sequence genome:
- the LOC129104937 gene encoding TSC22 domain family protein 1-like codes for MHHPDAAGDSSSSVRKMAHPAVFHRRGSSSTTSSTGPVQSTPVVPVEDYQPSLLLQCQPPAGGASSPGPHHIPPPHTLNLQPAQIKKKSGFQITSVTPAQISVSTNNSIAEDTESYDDLDESHTEDLSSSEILDVSLSRANDVAGAERSSSEETLNNFHEAETPGAVSPNQPSHPHALNQAGAMVNGTVHHHRPPHPHPHPNHAQVYPLSSGPGSAASALNSGALPCVTQKMPSNVGVPQENVSQAAPPSVVAQPVGVAAPGSVPGMHSSATGTTVSIVNPQTSTVSNVNMLSSANVPVRGGINMSASSSTSGGGFPLSVMSSSGGSGGGGGGGGAAAAGGNLITTNNVGMIQQQQNASITMTTTTTAAAVGASGGVGLSGGFQARVGTAVGQPGSGPVTAVAPAPVASAPIQPAPAPAPAVVPTSSRFRVVKLDSSSEPFKKGRWTCSEFYDKETPASAPSSSASDTGSHNMRQFVSESFAGASERESTSGSSVSSTMSTLSHYTESVCSGEAGDPRYPSTPRIMPPLLRAIKESSPVA; via the coding sequence ATGCACCACCCAGATGCTGCAGGAGACTCCTCCAGCAGTGTGAGGAAGATGGCGCATCCGGCTGTCTTCCACAGGAGGGGTAGCAGCAGTACCACCAGCAGCACAGGCCCAGTGCAGTCAACCCCAGTGGTCCCAGTGGAGGACTACCAACCCTCCCTGCTGCTCCAGTGCCAACCCCCTGCTGGTGGTGCATCCTCCCCGGGACCCCATCACATCCCTCCCCCCCACACCCTGAACCTGCAGCCCGCTCAGATCAAAAAGAAGAGCGGTTTCCAGATCACAAGCGTGACTCCGGCGCAGATATCCGTGAGTACCAATAATAGTATTGCAGAGGACACGGAGAGCTACGATGACCTGGATGAGTCCCACACGGAGGATCTGTCTTCTTCTGAAATCCTGGATGTGTCCCTGTCAAGAGCCAACGACGTGGcgggagcagagaggagctccTCGGAGGAGACGCTGAATAACTTCCACGAAGCGGAGACCCCTGGAGCCGTCTCCCCCAACCAGCCTTCGCACCCCCACGCCCTGAACCAGGCTGGGGCCATGGTGAACGGCACTGTGCACCATCACCGTcctccccatccccatccccatcccaaCCACGCCCAGGTCTACCCTCTGTCTTCTGGGCCTGGGAGCGCCGCATCTGCGCTGAATTCTGGAGCTTTACCTTGTGTCACCCAGAAAATGCCTTCGAACGTGGGGGTCCCTCAAGAGAATGTTTCCCAGGCCGCCCCTCCGAGTGTTGTTGCTCAGCCCGTGGGGGTTGCGGCCCCGGGGTCCGTCCCTGGAATGCACAGTTCTGCTACGGGCACTACAGTTAGCATAGTTAATCCCCAGACCAGCACTGTTAGTAATGTGAATATGTTGAGCTCTGCCAACGTGCCTGTGAGAGGGGGGATCAACATGAGTGCTAGCAGCAGTACCAGCGGCGGAGGCTTCCCCCTCAGTGTGATGAGCAGCAGCGGGGGTAGCGGAGGTGGAGGCGgcggtggtggtgctgctgcagcCGGGGGTAACCTCATAACCACCAACAACGTCGGCATGatccagcagcaacaaaacGCCAGCATCACTATGACGACTACGACCACCGCCGCCGCTGTCGGTGCCTCTGGAGGGGTCGGACTCTCCGGTGGGTTCCAGGCGCGGGTTGGAACCGCTGTGGGTCAGCCTGGGAGTGGCCCCGTCACAGCTGTGGCCCCAGCCCCTGTGGCATCCGCTCCTATCCAGCCTGCCCCAGCCCCGGCCCCTGCGGTGGTTCCCACAAGTTCGCGCTTCAGGGTGGTGAAGCTGGACTCTAGCTCTGAACCCTTTAAGAAGGGAAGATGGACATGCTCTGAATTCTACGACAAAGAAACCCCGGCCTCGGCTCCCAGCTCCTCTGCATCCGATACCGGGTCCCACAACATGCGGCAGTTTGTCTCCGAGAGCTTTGCTGGGGCCTCGGAGAGGGAAAGCACAAGTGGTAGTTCTGTGAGTAGCACTATGAGTACATTGAGTCATTATACTGAGAGTGTGTGCAGCGGAGAGGCCGGGGACCCCAGGTACCCCAGCACACCCAGGATTATGCCTCCCCTCCTCAGGGCTATCAAGGAATCCTCCCCAGTGGCTTAA